The following nucleotide sequence is from Siniperca chuatsi isolate FFG_IHB_CAS linkage group LG2, ASM2008510v1, whole genome shotgun sequence.
ATGATGCAAACGAAGCTCATGTGTCAAGGACAATAATATCCACATTACTGAAGACAGaagtttgtgtatgttttattgtaTGGCTCATTACACTTTGATTGCAGTGATACTCATCCAAACTTGCAGCTGATGTGACTAACAGTCTGCAGCCGTAGTTTAAAGACTTGCTAAAAGCAGGGGAAAGTCCACGTTTACGGACCAGGCCATCAGCAGTCTGACATAATGTATCTCACATGTTTATGCAGCTGGTTTTGTCCCATCATGGCTGACTAAATGTGGACTCTTTTCCTCCCTGTCTGGGAGTTATCCAAGCGTTCCAGAGTAAACATGAAAACTGGAGCACACGCCTTGGAAGCTGAGGTTAGGTGAAATATACACACTAATGTGCCGATCATGTCAACAGCATTAATGCTTCAATGCCTCTAATCAAGAGATTGCCGTTCACACACTTTGTTCcaaacatatgtgtgtgtgtggattatgGGGGCTAGCGGCAGTAATCCCTGGACCACATGGACGTCAGAGGCAATCCAATTTACAGTATGACACTGCTGAACACTTACAGATACAACCCGTTATACTGTGCatgcaaatatttaaacagGAGTTTGTTCAGGATTTGAATTGCTTCTTACAAGTAGACAAGACTTAGAGGCTACAGCAATGCTAGCGGCTAACTGAGCTGTAATTAGCAACAGAGGTGGTAAGAGCTAAAAGTTAATGTTAGCCtggcatgctcacaatgacaatgaatgtatgtatgtttaccatgttcatctgattttagcgtgttagcatgctaaaatttgcgAAATACCTACACAATTTTGTGCCAGTCTagcagatgttgagatatttcactggataagaaAAAAGTTGATCTGCTattggtgctagaggaaaggtcaggggatcacaaaagtcattaggattcatcctctgggaaccatgaatgtctgtacaaatgtttcattgcaatccatccaatagttgaaatttttcagtctggaccaaagtggtggacccacAGACTGACACTACCAaccctagagccacgctgctagcatggctaaaaaaaatacttacacAAAGCATCACCAGATTTCAATAACTAAATCCCTAGACCTTTGTCAGCAGTTTCCAACTTGTATAGGCTGATGCAGTAAACCAGAACATCAGTGGCATCCGTTTTCAGGACAATggagctctctgtgtgtgtgtgtgtgtgtgtgtgtgtgtgtgtgtgtgtgtgtgtgagagagagagacggcacCCATTATCGTCTCAGTACAATCCAGTGTAGGGTAACTCTCTAATCAACCTCTACAAAACATTGTCTTTCATTTATGCATTAAACAGATGGAGAAGGTGATTGGTAGGCAAGTCACTGTTCTGTCACATTTTCTGGAGAGGAAcaccagctgtcaatcaaaacacTCACTGAAATACTCCTTTATTCCAAATGCAGGACCAGGTCAGCCAAATAAAACATGCAtaagttgtttttgtcttattcTATCTCTACATTATAGATATTTAATACATAAATGATTCTATccatacaaaatataaaaatatgtgaGGCCTCATTTACAACCATATTTACACAGACTTCCTTAACTTAAGtgaaattattaattcatttatctATGTACATACTATGAACTGAATACAATAGTACAGTATATCCTATATCTAAATCACATTGCATGAAAAAGCTGAACTGTACCAAACCGACTACCTTGCACACTTGTTTGCTGCATGTAAATTAAGTTATGATTAAACAAAATTGCACATCAGCTTCTGATAAATGTTGTGACTTGATAGAACTGCGCATGTAACTGTTAGCCTTAATACTCAGGAGATATTCcgaaacattaaaatgaacaaacatgcaaacactgtTGCTTTTTCACTGTTTACCGACTGTAATTCATCACTGACTTATAATTACATGATATTCAACACTCAACAATACTGAATAAATGGactgagttttatttatttttttgttccagATGGAGGATGTTAGAGTACACAAGCTGGACAAAGAGTCATTTACTGTGCCAAACGTCAGGATGTTAGGAGATAATGCAGTTCTTGCTTTTTCTGCGTTTGCGGGTATGTAACTGCCCGCTGTGGTTGGGTCCTCCCATCCCTGTGTTGTTGTACTTATGGACGAGCTCCTGGTTGCTGAGGTAGCGCAGCTGGATGGGTCTGGGGATTGGCTCACCCAGAAAGTAACCTTCATCTTCTGATTCGGAGGATGACGAGCAGGTGGAGCACCAGTCATCGTCATCATAATCATCCCAGGAGTATTGGTTCAAGCCAGTGCGTCGGCTGGCCCCGGGGTTCTGAAGAGTGAGGTCTGAAGTGGTTCTGGGGCACTGCCTGAAGAGTTGGGGCTGGtatcttccccctcctcctccaaacTGGTCCCTGGCACTCCTTGGCGGCAGGAAACGATCGTAATCCTCACGGACACGCAGCTGTGGTCTTTCTTGAGGTCTCGTCCTCCGCTCTGCCACCAAGTGGAGAGCGTTTTCTGAACGAGATCGACGGGATCTCCGggagcggtggtggtggtgccgGCGCCTCTGGGGAGTCTCCTCTGGGGCATCTATCCGGACACTTGCTCCCCTTCCACCACCGACACTACCCACCCTGCGCTCACTAATGGGTGGCAGGCGGGCAGCGTTGGCGCTGCTCACCAAACTCGCCCTATCCTCCTCCTGGAAGGTGAAGCCAGGAGGTAAATGAGTCATACCCATACCCACACCTATGCCAGAGGGGTTGCAGTACTGCAACTGGTACTGGGAGGACCTGGGAGGATCCATTTCCATGTAGGGCTGACTGGCGGTGAGACTGTGAATGGACTCAGAGCTACGAAACTGCACTGAGGAGTTGAGGGTGCCCATGTTACTTTTCTCTGACACGTTCATTCCAGAGTCCTTGCTCAGGTCCGGCATAGAGAAACGAGAAAGGTGCTCCTGGCGCTTTCCTCCTCCATCTGCTGAGTTGCCTGTAGGAAAATAGAGTTGAATTCAGTGTCAACTTTGCCTTTTATTCATTAtctcattcatttcttttaGAAAGTAGGTACTTTTGTCAAGCTGAATTTCAGATTATGTGACCAGCAAAGTAAGCACAAATTGTGATGTATACTACCAACAATACTAGCACTATTgtagtaaaaacacacaagttcCCTTGGTCATGCTAACATGGTGCCAAACCGGCAACAAGGCCAAGCAGAGGTCTAAGGATGACTACCATACGCACCTGTAGCATTGGACAGGGCCAGGGACTCCATGGATCCTCTTGGGGTCTGCTCCAGAGGGGTCAGTTGCTCAGTGAAGTTAAGCGCATTGATGGGGTTCCTGCTTCTTGCCACCTGGGTTGCTGCTGGAGGGCCTGcgtctctgtccctgtccctcTGAAAGCCGTGCAAACTGATTGAGCGTTTGTCAGAGGTGAAGCCGTTGTGGTGCTGAGAGCAATGGGACACCTCAGTGAAGCTCTTTTGGGTCCTCAGTTTTGGTGGATAGTACTCCTCTGGAGCTGGCTGTTGGAACCACGTCTCATTGAACGACTGGCCCTTCATGGCCGAGATGGGTGGTCTTTTTAAACCTCCATTGTCCTTGATCCTGTGATCCTGCTGTTGATTGTTCTGTCCAGAGCAGGTGGGGTTATAGGCAGTCCTGACATTGCACTGGCTGAGGAGCTGTAGAGGGGTGGGGTTGGCGGTTGGGTCTGACTGGGATTCATAATTATAGCCGTCACCTCCTTGCTCTTGACTCTGCCAGGCAGGTGGCTCACGTGTCAAACTGGCCGTTTGGCTGGAGAGACTCAGAAGATCCATTTGTAAAGACAGTGGGTCCACCTCCCCTGAAAATCTCTCAGTCTGcactccaccccctcctcctccactcttcCCTGTCTTGGAACTGCGTCTGGACTCTCTGGTGGAGCGAGCGCTTTGGAAGGCCGAATCAGAGGAGTCCGAGCCATTAGGCTCCTCCCCCAGACTGCAAGAGCGGGAGCAAAAAATTTGGCCCTGCTTGGGCAGGAAAGGTCGACCCAGCAGAGAGCGTTTACAGCGGGCGCAGCAAAAGCAGCCCTCTGTGGCGTGCCAGTGCTGCCCATCATATGTCATCTGGCCTTGGTCAATGCCTGTAGTAACAATAAACAACAGAATACAggttaaaaacaaagacaacttGTTAGAGACTGTACAAATGCACAATTAAAATACCAAGCACCATGTTTATCAAAGAGCTTGAAATCTTTGTCTTTATTAAAATGCCAGTTTATGTGAAAATAGTAGCATATTACAAGTTGTTTGCTGAGTGAGAAAATAGAGCTAGAGGCTGTAACTTAACTGCGCTTGGCGGAAAACTCATTATGTACCTTGCCCAGCATTGTataaacacattgcattttgAGTATGCTTGCAGTTGTTGCAGGGGGAAAGAAAACCAGCTATTTGCTAATGGCTGCCATCTGGTTCGAGCATGTTTTCTGATGGTTTCAATTTATAATCAGTTGtgctttttagtgaaatatttttctgtatccTGTCTGACAAATAATTACAGAGCAAATTTGTTGAGAGGTATGTGCCAAAATCACACCTGGGCATCCTGTCGGGGGATATGCACATACAGAGTTTTTAACAGGAGCTGGCATGGGGCCAAGAAGTGCTAATATAAGGGTTTCCCGCTGAAAAATACCCCACTTTCTTCTCTCAGTTGCCTCTAACATTACAGatgtttaaatttgtatttaactGACACATGGTGCATGTATCTGTGATAAAAACAGATCCTGAGGTTGAAATGTCCCTTGATACAGTCATGCCTTTGCCCCAGGTTGGGTTCATGCTGCttgatatatactgtacatatttctGTGCTCTGTAAACTGAGGCCTCTGTGGCCCTCTGCTATGTGCCCCTCAAATGCGTGACCATGGATGACATCATTCAGTGATAAACTGCTAAAAACCAGACCACATACTTCATACTGTAGatcttttctcctctgtgttACTCGCTACGAAAAAATTAGGTCACCCtccttgaaaaaaaatgtaactttccTCCATGTATTTAGCATTATCATGTTTTCTGTAAGTGTTTCTATGCACGACCTGCTGATGATTAATGCAGTTTGTATTAACAGCGATAGATGATGGGTGGTGGTGCAGCATACCAATATGTTCCCCGCAGGAGTCACAGTACTCGGCGTAGAGGGACTCGAAGCAGGAGCAGCAGTAGGGCCGTCCCTCCTTCATGATGTAGCGCTGGCCCCCCAGCACAGTCTCGCACTCGAAACAGCAAAAGTGCTTCATGTGCCAGTGACGCCCCTCTGCCTCAGTGCACTCATCCGCAAGGATGATCTAAGAAAGGAGAGATAAGAAAGAGTATTGTTTATCACAGGTCCTCGGAGGTAAAACCTCCGTTGGGTTATTACTGCATGCTGAATGACAGGACAAAGGCTCGGTGCGCCCTCCCTCCATACGCACCACTTTCTCCTCTGCAGCTTAGTACTCTTAGATCATCCTCTTTGTCACTGACTTGTGTAGGAGGCTAATGTGTGTAGGGACTTGGTGAAACCTAGATGGTGCATTTACTTTTAATTACACTGCTGTTAAAACACCGGGGTACTTTTTAAGTACAAACAGTGTCCTTGTCCTCATTTGCAGAGAGAGTAAGTCAGCGCTAATGGTTGGGAGATCGGGATACTGAGAGCCGACCCCATTAGTCTGGAAAAATCCTTGCATGTATTGAACTATGACAGTGTGTGTTGGGAAGCCTGTGAACATCATATGACAGAAGTTTGGTGCCTATGGTGGCATGCATATGTGcacaatttgtgtgtgtaaatacttAATAAATGGCACTACTGATACCATCCCACATCACAGGCACAGTATGAGGtgatatgtgtgtctgttaacACATGTAcaggcatttgtgtgtgtgtgtgtgtgtgtgtgtgtgcgcatgtgatGGGTGTCTACCTCATCGCAGGCAGTGCAGCGTGGCTTCAGCCTCTCAGCGTGGTGCCGCCCACAGTAGATCTTCCCGTCCTGGTAGAAGTAGATGAGGTCCACCAGGAGCTCATTGCACATGCTACACACGAAGCATGCTGGATGCCAACACACGCCGTGACCTGCCCGTGACGCAAATACAGCAATGTCGCCACCATTTATCTGGCCTCCGCACTAaaaagaggtggaggaagaagaagagaactaTTGAGATAATGCTTGCAGCCGCGCGGCTTAAATTAGTACTCGCCACTATTTTTATCCCACTTTTTCTCTCCCGATACCAATTCTGATACCTAATCTCAGGGTAGAGGCCGATACAGAGTACCAATTCTATACCTGTGCTATTTTTTTGTAGTTCAActtaaaatctgtatacctgGGCACCCAGTTGCTAACTGGTGGACCTTTCATTCATAGTATACCCCTCTCCTTATGTCCAATAAAAGGCAAAAGTCCAAAAAACACCAACTTTCATTAAAAGGCTTGTGGAATTTCTATAAAGTTTATCATTATGCGCTATTAACATTTCATCATGACAGTGACTAAGAAACTAAGTAATCTAAGGTCATGTGACAATGGTCCAGAATTTTTCAAGAAGTAATGGCTTTCCAATAAGTTTAAGTGCCATTTCATGGGATCTTTGATAATGTCAGTATCAGTGCTGATACTGAACCAGTGTATCGGATTGGTGCATCTCTGTCTTTAAAACAATTTGGCATGAAAACTGGACTAAACTGAGAGCATGAGGGTGTGGCAAAGGGGAGAAATAAAAATTGAGTGATGTATGGGAGGATAAAAAGGAGAGTGAGATTGGTATGGAGGTGCAAAGGTAGAGAACCTGGAGGGGAACCAGAGGGAAAGGTCATGTAAGCAAAGTAGATTTAGAGGGGTGGGAAgatggagggacagagggagagtTACAATCAGGTTATCTAACTAGCACAAAGCCTACTGCTGCAAGGAGGCCAAAGGGGGGTGGGGAATTCAATCAATACACACTCT
It contains:
- the prickle2b gene encoding prickle-like protein 2b isoform X1, producing MFSRSYKRRDSSRSLNPVFEPQRGQPCVTCGEHCPGFSLHKWRKICVHCKCRREEHAVTAMPVEMEKTVTKLMYDFQRNSTSDDDSGCALEEYAWVPPGLKPEQVHQYYSSLPEDKVPYVNSPGEKYRIKQLLHQLPPHDNEVRYCNSLDEEEKRELKLFSNQRKRENLGRGNVRPFPVTMTGAICEQCGGQINGGDIAVFASRAGHGVCWHPACFVCSMCNELLVDLIYFYQDGKIYCGRHHAERLKPRCTACDEIILADECTEAEGRHWHMKHFCCFECETVLGGQRYIMKEGRPYCCSCFESLYAEYCDSCGEHIGIDQGQMTYDGQHWHATEGCFCCARCKRSLLGRPFLPKQGQIFCSRSCSLGEEPNGSDSSDSAFQSARSTRESRRSSKTGKSGGGGGGVQTERFSGEVDPLSLQMDLLSLSSQTASLTREPPAWQSQEQGGDGYNYESQSDPTANPTPLQLLSQCNVRTAYNPTCSGQNNQQQDHRIKDNGGLKRPPISAMKGQSFNETWFQQPAPEEYYPPKLRTQKSFTEVSHCSQHHNGFTSDKRSISLHGFQRDRDRDAGPPAATQVARSRNPINALNFTEQLTPLEQTPRGSMESLALSNATGNSADGGGKRQEHLSRFSMPDLSKDSGMNVSEKSNMGTLNSSVQFRSSESIHSLTASQPYMEMDPPRSSQYQLQYCNPSGIGVGMGMTHLPPGFTFQEEDRASLVSSANAARLPPISERRVGSVGGGRGASVRIDAPEETPQRRRHHHHRSRRSRRSRSENALHLVAERRTRPQERPQLRVREDYDRFLPPRSARDQFGGGGGRYQPQLFRQCPRTTSDLTLQNPGASRRTGLNQYSWDDYDDDDWCSTCSSSSESEDEGYFLGEPIPRPIQLRYLSNQELVHKYNNTGMGGPNHSGQLHTRKRRKSKNCIIS
- the prickle2b gene encoding prickle-like protein 2b isoform X2, yielding MPVEMEKTVTKLMYDFQRNSTSDDDSGCALEEYAWVPPGLKPEQVHQYYSSLPEDKVPYVNSPGEKYRIKQLLHQLPPHDNEVRYCNSLDEEEKRELKLFSNQRKRENLGRGNVRPFPVTMTGAICEQCGGQINGGDIAVFASRAGHGVCWHPACFVCSMCNELLVDLIYFYQDGKIYCGRHHAERLKPRCTACDEIILADECTEAEGRHWHMKHFCCFECETVLGGQRYIMKEGRPYCCSCFESLYAEYCDSCGEHIGIDQGQMTYDGQHWHATEGCFCCARCKRSLLGRPFLPKQGQIFCSRSCSLGEEPNGSDSSDSAFQSARSTRESRRSSKTGKSGGGGGGVQTERFSGEVDPLSLQMDLLSLSSQTASLTREPPAWQSQEQGGDGYNYESQSDPTANPTPLQLLSQCNVRTAYNPTCSGQNNQQQDHRIKDNGGLKRPPISAMKGQSFNETWFQQPAPEEYYPPKLRTQKSFTEVSHCSQHHNGFTSDKRSISLHGFQRDRDRDAGPPAATQVARSRNPINALNFTEQLTPLEQTPRGSMESLALSNATGNSADGGGKRQEHLSRFSMPDLSKDSGMNVSEKSNMGTLNSSVQFRSSESIHSLTASQPYMEMDPPRSSQYQLQYCNPSGIGVGMGMTHLPPGFTFQEEDRASLVSSANAARLPPISERRVGSVGGGRGASVRIDAPEETPQRRRHHHHRSRRSRRSRSENALHLVAERRTRPQERPQLRVREDYDRFLPPRSARDQFGGGGGRYQPQLFRQCPRTTSDLTLQNPGASRRTGLNQYSWDDYDDDDWCSTCSSSSESEDEGYFLGEPIPRPIQLRYLSNQELVHKYNNTGMGGPNHSGQLHTRKRRKSKNCIIS